CCAGTGACCTGTAGGCAGCAGCTGGCCGCCAGTGACCTGTAGGCAGCAGCTGGCCGCCAGTGACCTGTAGGCAGCAGCTGGCCGCCAGTGACCTGTAGGCAGCAGCTGGCCGCCAGTGACCTGTAGGCAGCAGCTGGCCGCCAGTGACCTGTAGGCAGCAGCTGGCCGCCAGTGACCTGTAGGCAGCAGCTGGCCGCCAGTGACCTGTAGGCAGCAGCTGGCCGCCAGTGACCTGTAGGCAGCAGCTGGCCGCCAGTGACCTGTAGGCAGCAGCTGGCCGCCAGTGACCTGTAGGCAGCAGCTGGCCGCCAGTGACCTGTAGGCAGCAGCTGGCCGCCAGTGACCTGTAGGCAGCAGCTGGCCGCCAGTGACCTGCATCATATAAGACTGCAGTGTGGCTGGAGGATAGATTAAAGTAGGGGATCCAcacttaaaggtcaactgaagtaagagggttatggaggttgccatatttattcccttttagcaataccagttgcctggctattctgctgatcctctgcctctaatacttttagccctagaccctgaacaagcatgcagcagttcagatgtttctgacattattgtcagatctgacaatattagctgcatgcttgtttctggtgtgattcagccactactgcatccaaatactgtagatcagcagcagggctgccttgcaactggtattgtttaacaggaaatacatatggcagcctccatagccttcttacttcagttgtcctttaaaatatacCTGTAGGTAAAAAGCCCTAAAtagatactcacctcagtaggtttCCCCCATCCCCCTTGTCGTACCAGCGCTCGGACCCCCAACCTACTCGACAGGGGCTTGTAGACGGAGCACGGCCACTTCTTCCACCTAGTACAAGtgactccatgctactgtgcagtgcCCAAGCTTATTCACGTACAAGAGCATGGCTGCAAATTTTCAGAAAGTTCCGGCATCCAGCGCTGGTCTGGAGGAGAGCGTGAGAAACCTCGGGAGGATCCAAACTCTTCCCTCTACCATAGTATCTGACTCTTCCCTCCCCTAAAGTAACAGGCTTGCTTTCAGCCAGCGCACTGGGATGACCTAACTCCGCCTACCACATAATGCAGCAAGCAGAGCGCCAAACAAGCTAGGCCGGTCAGAGGGGTAAAGGATACAGTCGCCAAGTGACACATGGTCCTTGAATATCGTGTACCTGAAACCAAAAACAGAAGCTGTGAAAAAAACATTCTCCATCCAGGCTGAGGAAAGACTGTTCCTGTGCAGAACTCACCATTTCTTCAGCACTATCTTTTCCCATCGTGTGCCTGTCTGAGCCGCGATGAGTTTCTTCAGATCCTTTATTGTATCATCTGAGCTGAGCAATCCAGTCAAGGAATCAACTGCTTCCATTAGTGCAAACCCAGAAACACAAGGACCATGTGTGCATTGAAAGTGGGATGAACTCCCTAAACCAAAGTTTACCCGAGATGGGGCCcctttaaaaaatgtatacatagctggtgcttcctccagcctaaATGCTCCCTTGTCATCCTCAGTCGCCTTCTCCTTCGCCCACAACTGGCCCCGCAAAAACCTCCAAACGCGCAGTTCGGAAAGGCATGCTCCCGtcaccgggagcgttctgcacagtagtcctgcacaggcacagaacgctccaggcgaAGTGAACGCAGCGGAAGCACGTGCAGCCGGACATGCACAGTTGGCCccggactggaggactttccggggccaattgcgggcagacagaggcagaagaggacgacaagggagcgatcaggctggaggaagccccaggtatgtatattttctttataataccccatctcaggttctgtttaaagagagtctgaagcgagattaaataAATGATTTTACCTTGttcagcactatagctagtgctaaaacgatgcatccccacggcaaaacgaggggtttataccccccaaatcccctgggctagcagcggggagcgcttcctgcttgaggcagagcttatggctgtagctctgcctctttgcgCATCTATCTCCcgatgatcgccgcctctccccacccctctcaatcttccttcactgagaggggcgggggagaggcggagatccacacggcaattgacgcgcatggaggaagagctgtagctcaaagctctgcctccatgagcagcaaaatccacgaccaagaaaattgtggattttgcacaggggatttgggggtataaaccacttgttttgccgcggggatgcggcggtttagcattcCCTATAGTGCTCAACATTAATACAATGTAAAATCATTAATTTAatatcgcttcagagtctctttaagtaccttacggtggccactaatgatacaatttgctgaacgatcgagTACGAACGAATCTTCGTATGAACgattgtaaatgatcgtttgggaccactaaaggacaaaaatctcc
This DNA window, taken from Hyperolius riggenbachi isolate aHypRig1 chromosome 3, aHypRig1.pri, whole genome shotgun sequence, encodes the following:
- the UBL5 gene encoding ubiquitin-like protein 5 isoform X2; the protein is MMIEVVCNDRLGKKVRVKCNSDDTIKDLKKLIAAQTGTRWEKIVLKKWYTIFKDHVSLGDYEIHDGMNLELYYQ